A window of the Brassica napus cultivar Da-Ae chromosome C5, Da-Ae, whole genome shotgun sequence genome harbors these coding sequences:
- the LOC125587346 gene encoding uncharacterized protein LOC125587346 — MSSYIPSDYKALDISGDNYLDWAINNSVVLKSRGLGKCIKYGNDTLAYERHRAIMILRHHLCEDLRDEFGYVNDPHNLWSFLNSRFCEPLLHESKKKWEALRFQDYESVDNYHSDLMRITYSLRLCGELVTNEDLLNKTRDTFHSEEVLLSHQAKGFTTYYDMFLYLLDIEQKKQKRMDNIRRFNDIMEIYYEVLDSEMKIPEANKATFDKKRSEEDSEWTLMDHEVGLYIE; from the coding sequence atgtcgagttACATACCCTCAGATTACAAAGCCCTTGAtatctctggagataattatcttgATTGGGCTATAAACAATTCAGTAGTcttgaagtctagaggacttgGGAAGTGCATCAAGTATGGCAATGACACCCTTGCGTATGAAAGACACAGAGCCATAATGATTTTGCGACACCATCTCTGTGAGGACCTAAGAGACGAGTTTGGATATGTTAATGATCCTCATAATCTCTGGTCATTTTTGAATTCTAGATTCTGTGAGCCATTGTTACacgaatccaagaaaaaatggGAAGCTCTAAGGTTCCAGGATTATGAATCCGTGGACAATTATCACTCTGATCTTATGAGAATCACCTATAGTCTTAGACTATGTGGTGAATTGGTAACAAACGAGGATTTGTTAAACAAAACTCGTGACACATTCCATTCAGAGGAAGTGTTGTTATCACATCAGGCCaaaggtttcaccacctatTATGACATGTTcttatatttattagacattgagCAAAAGAAGCAGAAAAGAATGGATAACATCAGACGGTTTAATGACATCATGGAGATATATTATGAAGTACTAGACAGTGAGATGAAAATCCCAGAAGCTAATAAAGCCACATTTGATAAGAAGAGATCTGAGGAGGATTCCGAGTGGACACTCATGGACCATGAGGTCGGattatacattgaataa